In Pirellula sp. SH-Sr6A, the DNA window GCCTTTGCCCAATCCCAAAAATCGCGCCGCCCCAAATCCCGGAATCCCTACAATCGCCAAAACCGATCTAGGTCGCACCCGAGCAAGTTGCTATCTTCGTCCGCAATCGCCCGAGCATGATGCTCGGAGTTGGCCAAGCCCGTCATGGAATCGACACAAATGAAAACTTGGAATCGCTGGATCGGAACGTGCACACTCGCTTGCCTTATTGCCAGCAGCGGAACATCGCTGTTCGGCCAGCAAGGCTACAACACCTCGGGTGCACGCCCTGGTAATGCCAATCCCCAGGCTTCTCAGCAGCCAGGTGCTGCCGGGACGATTCCCGTTTCTACCAACAACGCGGCCAACCCAAACACGCCGAACCCTCTCTACAATCCGGGCTTGCAACGCCCCAACGCCACCCCCCCCGCGTCAGGGCTCGATCCTGTCGTGACCAAGGACCCGTACGCGGACAAACCCTTGACAGCACAAGAGATCGCATACCTCGATGACTTATTGAAGTATTGGGAGCAGAGCACCAAAAACTTGGATCGGCTCTCGTGCGAGTTTCGTCGCTACGAATACAACTCCAATGCGAACTTTGTGCAGCAGCTCGCTCAACAAACCGGCTTGCGAGTCACCGATATCAAGACGACCGTCAGCGCCGGTGTCGTTCGCTACATGAAACCGGACAAGGGGATGTACCGGATCGACGCAATGGTCGCTCTGACCGGGAAGCTCGATGCGAAGAATCAACCGGAAATGCTCGCCTCCGACTCGCTCTTTGGCGACTACTGGATCTGCGACGGCGCGACGGTTCACAATTACGATCGGAAGGAAAAGAAGGTCACGCACTTCACCATTCCCAAAGAGATGCAGGGGATCGGGATCCTCGAGTCCCCGATGCCGTTCCTCTTCGGTGTCGAGGCCAAGAAGCTGAAGGAACGTTATTGGCTGCGAGCCTTGCCTCCTCCCACCAAGCCTGATGGAACCCCGAACAACGATCTTTTTGTCATCGAGGCATACCCTAAGACCCAGCAAGACGCGGTGAATTACGATCACGTTTTGGTCTATCTCGATCGAGAGCATTTCCTCCCCGTCCACTTGATCAAATTCAATCCCGATCACGTTGATGAACCGGGTAAAGCGATGGTCGATAGCCGCGAACACTACGAGTTCACCACGCGTGAGAAGAACGCATCGGCATGGCAAAAGCTTGGCGAAGCGATCTTTCTAAAAGAATTCATCCCGTTGAAACTACCCTCCGGGTGGACTGAAGAGACTCGCGAGTATGTACCACCCGGAATGGAGAACAATCTGCAAGCCAACAACGGCGCGCAGCCCGCAGGAATCCCCGGAGGAACTCCAGCTGGCGGCTTGACCCCGGCCGGGCAACCTGTCGGTGCCCCTGGCTTCGCGCCGGGGACCGTTCCCAACGCAGCTTCCCGGCCCGCAGACAACGCGCTGCGATCGCGATGATTGCTAGAGCTTGGCTAATAACTTTCGGTGCAACGCTTTGCTTCGCATCAGGCTGTGCCACGTGGCTTCCGTCCGGGGAGCAGCCTCGACCAATCGAAGCCGGGATCAAGACGCCACCGCTCTCCGATGAAGCGGTCGCGATCGAAACGTATTTGATCCGTCTCAAACCTGAACAAGTCGAACAGTCGGCTGAACTGTGGAGCCTGGCAGACCAACAGATCTTGCCCCCCGAATTGCGACTCAACCTCGACAGAAACGGCATCCGTGTTGCCAAGATTTCGGGAAGCCTGCCTCGTATTTTGGAAACGTGGTTGAGCGAGACGGAGAAGCGGATGGAGGGTGATACGCTCGAACAGACCGGGCTCGCCGCCGATGTGGTCTCCGTGGCGCGGCATTGGCGTTGCCGAGCAGGAGTGCGAAAGGAAATCCCCATTCGCGATCTCAACCAAGATCGCGTGACACTCTTTTACCATGACCAGACATTCAAGGGCCGGTCGCTCGACAGTCCCCGCTTTTTCTTTTCCCTCACGGCCACCCCCGGAAACGATTACACGGCGGATGTCCGACTCACCCCGGAGATCGAACATGGGGACTATCGCAATCGGGTGGTCGTACGGGATGCGGCGCTAAGGCCGGTATCGGAGCGGGACACAATTCCCTTCACTCCGCTGGCGATCCATCTCCGACTGCAACGTGGCGACTGCCTGGTAATCGGTCCGACTGCCGAACGCTGCGGTCTCGGAGCGGAGTTTCTGCATAGCTACACGCAAGAAAACCGGTACGAACCCGTGCTTATGCTCCTGCGTCTGTCGCAGAGCGGTGTCGACAGCATCTTCTCTCCCGAGTCCGCAGCCAAAGCGATGCAAGCCAAAGACCTGTAAGCACTCAGCGACTCGGAGCACTCATCGATTTGGGAATGCGAAATAGACCGTAGACTCGCCGATTAGGTCGTGTACTCCGAATTGAATCGAACGTATTCGGTATTCAAATCGGTCGTCCAATGCATGGCTTCGCCTGGCCCCATGCCGACCTGAAGATCGATGCGAGTGAGCTTGCTAGCACGAATCGAGCTGCTGACGTTGGCTGCGTCGAAAGCGATAGGTTCCCCTCGTTCGAACAGAGGCAAACCATTGATTTGGAGCGCGGTCCACTCCGGACGCATCGGGACGCCTGCGTAGCCCGCCGCCGATACGATGCGCCCCCAGTTGGGATCCCCGCCGGTGATCGCGGTCTTGACCAAGTTGCTCAGAGCGATACTTCGGGCCATAGCATCGGCATCCGCATCGTTGTTCGCGCCATGCACCCGGATCTCGATCAAGTGCGTGGCACCTTCTCCGTCGTCGGGAATCTTCTTTGCCAATTCGATCGCGAGGCTAGTCAATTGTTCTGCAAACGCAGCTTCGTCGGCTCCTTGCAAGGCAGGACTCTGTGCTGTGGGCTGCGCCGCCAACAACACCAACGAGTCGTTCGTGCTCATGTGCCCTTCGACGCTGATGCAGTTGAAGGACTTGTTCGCGGCAGCCTGCAGCAGTCGTTGGGCTTGTCCGGGTTCGAGCGGTGCGTCGGTGATCAAGATGGCCAGCATGGTCGCCATCTTGGGTCCGATCATCCCAGCTCCCTTGCACATCCCCACGATGTGGGTCTCACGTCCGGCCAAGTGGAAGTGTCGGTCGCTGATCTTGCGGCCGATATCGGTAGTAAGAATTCCATCGCAAGCATTGAGATAGCCTTGTTCGGTCGCAGCCAATTCCTTGGCAGCCGCTTGGATACCTTTCTCGACTTTCTCCATCGGCAAGAAGCGACCGATGACACCGGTGCTCATGACGACGAATTGCTCCCCTTTCAATCCTCCCGTCGAATCGACTGCCTGCGCCGCCAGTTCGGTCATGCGCATCGCATCGCGATCCCCTTGCGCTCCGGTGCACGCGTTGGCATTCCCGCTATTGACGACGATTCCCCGGATTGCGTTCGAGGGGGTTCGCGATCGGGAGATGACCACCGGCGCCGCGACGACTCGATTGGTCGTATAGACGCCTGCTGCGATGCAGGGAGCATCGGAAACAATGAGGGTCACATCGCGCGCTCCAGCTCGCGTCTTGATCCCTGCCGAAACGCCTGCAAAACGAAACCCTACCGGCAAATGAACCATTGACTGACAACCCGCACCAAGAAAGAAACGATCAAAACCTTGCAGCGAACCGAACAAATCGATGCACCATCAACGACCTACCATCACCGAATTGCCGTCGCCCACGCAACATACCAGACATCGAGTGGTCGGTGCCCTGTTATGCCTTTTTCTAATCGGCTATCCATTTTTCAAATCGGCGATGTAGAAACTGCCGTACGTGTGGACGCGATCGAGCTGATGCAATCGGTTCGCGAGTTCCGTGTCGTAGGTAAGCAGTTCGCTGATCTTCACCGACTCACCGTTCTTTCGAACGACCACCTCGTCGATGAAATCGGTGCGCAATCCCCCGGATCGCCATAGTATTCGAGTTTGCGGTGCAGCCCGCATCAAGATCGCTTGCCACTCCGACTCGAGCCAAGGAAAGAAGTGATCGCTGAGCCAATCCATGTGGTCGAGCAGGATGAATCGTGTGATCTCTCCCTCGTGTCGCTCCAA includes these proteins:
- a CDS encoding TIGR03009 domain-containing protein; protein product: MKTWNRWIGTCTLACLIASSGTSLFGQQGYNTSGARPGNANPQASQQPGAAGTIPVSTNNAANPNTPNPLYNPGLQRPNATPPASGLDPVVTKDPYADKPLTAQEIAYLDDLLKYWEQSTKNLDRLSCEFRRYEYNSNANFVQQLAQQTGLRVTDIKTTVSAGVVRYMKPDKGMYRIDAMVALTGKLDAKNQPEMLASDSLFGDYWICDGATVHNYDRKEKKVTHFTIPKEMQGIGILESPMPFLFGVEAKKLKERYWLRALPPPTKPDGTPNNDLFVIEAYPKTQQDAVNYDHVLVYLDREHFLPVHLIKFNPDHVDEPGKAMVDSREHYEFTTREKNASAWQKLGEAIFLKEFIPLKLPSGWTEETREYVPPGMENNLQANNGAQPAGIPGGTPAGGLTPAGQPVGAPGFAPGTVPNAASRPADNALRSR
- the argJ gene encoding bifunctional glutamate N-acetyltransferase/amino-acid acetyltransferase ArgJ, with translation MVHLPVGFRFAGVSAGIKTRAGARDVTLIVSDAPCIAAGVYTTNRVVAAPVVISRSRTPSNAIRGIVVNSGNANACTGAQGDRDAMRMTELAAQAVDSTGGLKGEQFVVMSTGVIGRFLPMEKVEKGIQAAAKELAATEQGYLNACDGILTTDIGRKISDRHFHLAGRETHIVGMCKGAGMIGPKMATMLAILITDAPLEPGQAQRLLQAAANKSFNCISVEGHMSTNDSLVLLAAQPTAQSPALQGADEAAFAEQLTSLAIELAKKIPDDGEGATHLIEIRVHGANNDADADAMARSIALSNLVKTAITGGDPNWGRIVSAAGYAGVPMRPEWTALQINGLPLFERGEPIAFDAANVSSSIRASKLTRIDLQVGMGPGEAMHWTTDLNTEYVRFNSEYTT